Proteins from one Streptomyces sp. NBC_00289 genomic window:
- a CDS encoding MFS transporter, whose protein sequence is MTRLDSAATTAATTGTAPTSAAVTTAPAPARAQDPAAHPRATLALTSAATAVTLMTYTAPIVTLPDTAAALHTPLSAQAWLLNGTPLGLAALLLVAGSLADDYGRRRIFLSGTLALGITTALGALTSSTWTFTLARIAQGAASAAILASSLGLIVHAFPTPRGRLHATGVWGAFVSGGIAVGPVVAGSLPDWRVAYGVLGAAALIVAALSLRTLTESRAPRGGRPDVAGALAFGLALTALVAAVTLGRDGWLRAPVGLLLLASLVLVGAFVWVERRVATPMIDLALLRRPRFLASSAGGLFTGLSVIGLFSFMSALIQQTIGLSAMNTAWLILLWSGLSFAVALQAKRLAGRIPPRRQLALGFVLHAAGVLTMLGALDAGSWPRLLPGLIVSGVGSGLLNAALPLLSVESVPADRAAMGSGAQQTLRYIGSAVGVALTIAITTSTDDGLAQGADLAMVVSAGLALLGAVGVVAVRERS, encoded by the coding sequence ATGACCCGGCTCGACTCCGCAGCCACCACCGCGGCAACGACAGGCACCGCGCCCACCTCGGCCGCCGTCACAACGGCCCCCGCTCCGGCACGCGCCCAGGACCCGGCGGCGCACCCTCGCGCCACCCTGGCCCTGACCAGCGCGGCGACCGCCGTGACGCTGATGACGTACACCGCGCCGATCGTCACGCTCCCCGACACCGCCGCCGCCCTGCACACCCCGCTCTCCGCGCAGGCCTGGCTCCTGAACGGCACCCCGCTCGGCCTCGCCGCCCTCCTCCTCGTCGCCGGCAGCCTCGCCGACGACTACGGCCGCCGCCGGATCTTCCTGTCCGGCACGCTCGCCCTCGGCATCACCACGGCGCTGGGCGCGCTCACCTCCTCGACCTGGACGTTCACGCTGGCCCGTATCGCCCAGGGCGCGGCGAGCGCGGCGATCCTCGCCAGCAGCCTCGGCCTGATCGTCCACGCGTTCCCGACCCCGCGCGGCCGGCTGCACGCGACGGGCGTGTGGGGCGCGTTCGTGAGCGGCGGCATCGCGGTCGGCCCGGTCGTGGCGGGCTCACTGCCCGACTGGCGCGTGGCATACGGCGTGCTGGGCGCGGCCGCGCTGATCGTGGCGGCCCTGAGTCTGCGAACGCTGACCGAGTCGCGGGCACCGAGGGGCGGACGCCCCGACGTGGCCGGCGCCCTCGCCTTCGGACTCGCGCTGACCGCGCTGGTCGCGGCCGTGACGCTGGGCCGGGACGGCTGGCTGCGGGCGCCGGTGGGGCTGTTGCTGCTGGCGTCCCTCGTGCTGGTGGGCGCGTTCGTGTGGGTGGAGCGCCGGGTGGCGACCCCGATGATCGACCTGGCCCTGCTCCGCCGCCCCCGCTTCCTGGCCTCGTCCGCGGGCGGCCTCTTCACGGGGCTGTCGGTGATCGGCCTCTTCAGCTTCATGTCCGCGCTGATCCAGCAGACGATCGGCCTGTCCGCGATGAACACGGCGTGGCTGATCCTGCTCTGGTCGGGACTGTCCTTCGCGGTCGCCCTCCAGGCCAAGCGCCTCGCGGGCCGCATCCCGCCCCGGCGCCAACTGGCCCTCGGTTTCGTCCTGCACGCGGCCGGCGTCCTGACCATGCTCGGCGCGCTCGACGCGGGCTCCTGGCCGCGGCTGCTCCCCGGCCTGATCGTGAGCGGCGTGGGCAGCGGCCTGCTCAACGCGGCACTCCCGCTGCTCTCGGTGGAGTCGGTGCCGGCGGACCGTGCCGCGATGGGCTCGGGCGCCCAGCAGACGCTCCGCTACATCGGCTCGGCGGTCGGCGTGGCCCTGACGATCGCCATCACCACCTCGACCGACGACGGCCTCGCCCAGGGCGCGGACCTGGCGATGGTCGTCTCGGCGGGCCTGGCGCTGCTGGGAGCGGTGGGGGTCGTGGCGGTGCGGGAGCGGTCCTGA
- a CDS encoding winged helix-turn-helix transcriptional regulator, producing MALGKDYATQECSIARALEVIGERWTLLVIRDALYGVRRYNDFLVHLGIPRAVLAARLQALTADGILEKRRYQESPPRDEYVLTDRGIELWPTIRSLGLWGREHFTGTPRLRYFRHADCGTELGPYGECPACGIVVPVGDVLLEPGPGLDPDPADPVSRALLKPRRLLQPIETEASERARV from the coding sequence ATGGCACTGGGCAAGGACTACGCGACGCAGGAGTGCTCGATCGCGCGGGCGCTGGAGGTCATCGGTGAACGGTGGACCCTCCTCGTGATCCGTGACGCCCTCTACGGCGTCCGGCGCTACAACGACTTCCTCGTTCACCTCGGCATCCCGCGCGCCGTCCTGGCCGCCCGGCTTCAGGCGCTCACCGCCGACGGGATCCTCGAGAAGCGCCGCTATCAGGAGTCGCCGCCCCGCGACGAGTACGTGCTGACCGACCGGGGCATCGAGCTGTGGCCGACGATCCGGTCCCTCGGCCTGTGGGGCCGCGAGCACTTCACCGGGACCCCCCGGCTGCGCTACTTCCGGCACGCCGACTGCGGTACCGAACTCGGGCCGTACGGCGAATGCCCGGCCTGCGGAATCGTCGTACCCGTCGGGGATGTCCTCCTGGAACCGGGCCCCGGACTCGACCCGGACCCGGCGGACCCGGTCAGCCGCGCGCTGCTCAAGCCGAGGCGGCTGCTGCAGCCGATCGAGACGGAGGCGTCGGAACGGGCCCGGGTGTAG
- a CDS encoding DUF6412 domain-containing protein → MIRSRAVVRSSRVASAVVLRPAAVPPLLFLLLQLALLDTGSLSATVALAATAAAGSALAVCSLLAARSAPAVPPTRVRTAIRDRARRTAFLPQRDPDAAGRRRPRAPGHALPTTVA, encoded by the coding sequence ATGATCCGCAGCCGGGCCGTCGTGCGTTCCTCCCGCGTGGCTTCCGCCGTCGTGCTGCGCCCGGCCGCCGTGCCGCCGCTCCTGTTCCTGCTGCTTCAGCTCGCGCTGCTCGACACCGGCAGCCTCTCCGCCACCGTCGCGCTGGCCGCGACCGCCGCGGCCGGCTCCGCGCTCGCCGTCTGCTCCCTCCTCGCCGCGCGCAGCGCGCCCGCCGTGCCGCCCACCCGGGTGCGTACGGCGATCCGCGACCGCGCCCGCCGTACGGCGTTCCTGCCGCAACGCGATCCCGACGCCGCCGGCCGCCGAAGGCCCCGAGCGCCCGGACACGCCCTCCCGACGACCGTCGCGTAG
- a CDS encoding YidC/Oxa1 family membrane protein insertase has product MSVFADLVDHLADLLQPLFGAGAAAAAIVLFTALVRLLVHPLSRAAARGQKARTALQPKIAELRKKHRRNPEKLRDAVLELHAAEKVSPLSGILPGLLQLPAFFLLYHLFSSTTIGGRANELLGHQLFAAPLGDRWADALSSGGPFGAAGLVYLGIFAVVAAVATFNYRRTKRVAAANLVLPVAEPASEGERVPGLGAVTKVMPFMSFLTLFTVAVMPLAAALYVVTSTTWSAVERAVLYR; this is encoded by the coding sequence ATGTCCGTTTTCGCCGATCTGGTCGACCACCTGGCCGACCTGCTCCAGCCCCTCTTCGGCGCGGGCGCGGCCGCCGCCGCGATCGTCCTGTTCACCGCGCTCGTACGACTGCTCGTGCACCCCCTGTCCCGGGCGGCCGCGCGCGGGCAGAAGGCCCGTACCGCACTCCAGCCGAAGATCGCCGAACTGCGGAAGAAGCACCGCAGGAACCCCGAGAAGCTGCGGGACGCGGTACTCGAACTGCACGCCGCCGAGAAGGTGTCGCCGCTGTCCGGCATCCTGCCCGGCCTGCTCCAACTGCCCGCGTTCTTCCTGCTGTACCACCTGTTCTCCAGCACCACGATCGGCGGGCGGGCCAACGAACTCCTCGGCCACCAACTGTTCGCCGCGCCCCTCGGCGACCGCTGGGCGGACGCGCTGAGCAGCGGCGGACCGTTCGGGGCCGCGGGGCTCGTGTACCTCGGCATCTTCGCTGTCGTCGCGGCCGTCGCCACCTTCAACTACCGCCGTACGAAGCGGGTGGCGGCCGCGAACCTGGTGCTGCCGGTCGCGGAGCCGGCGAGCGAGGGGGAGCGCGTTCCCGGACTCGGGGCCGTCACCAAGGTCATGCCGTTCATGTCCTTCCTCACCCTCTTCACCGTCGCGGTGATGCCGCTGGCGGCCGCGCTGTACGTCGTCACCAGTACGACGTGGAGCGCCGTGGAGCGAGCGGTGCTCTACCGCTGA
- a CDS encoding fumarylacetoacetate hydrolase family protein: MKLLRVGTAGAERPALLDADGTPRDLSGVVPDIDGPLLADDAALGRIRAAADAGDLPALDAGGLRVGPPLARIGKIVCIGLNYHDHARETGAEPPGEPVIFFKAADTVVGPHDTVLVPRGSVKTDWEVELAVVIGRTARYVGSAEEALGHVAGYAVAHDVSEREFQIERGGTWDKGKNCETFNPLGPWLVTSDEVPDPQNLRLRLWVNGELKQDGTTAEQIFPVGEVVRYVSQFMTLYPGDVINTGTPAGVALGQPEPKPFLRAGDVVELEIEGLGRQRQAFKDA, translated from the coding sequence ATGAAGCTGCTGCGTGTCGGTACGGCGGGAGCGGAGCGGCCCGCGCTGCTCGACGCCGACGGGACCCCGCGGGACCTGTCCGGTGTCGTCCCGGACATCGACGGACCGCTGCTCGCCGACGATGCCGCGCTCGGCCGGATCCGGGCCGCCGCCGACGCCGGGGACCTGCCCGCGCTGGACGCGGGAGGACTGCGCGTCGGGCCGCCGCTGGCCCGGATCGGCAAGATCGTGTGCATCGGGCTGAACTACCACGACCACGCCCGCGAGACGGGGGCCGAGCCGCCCGGCGAGCCGGTGATCTTCTTCAAGGCCGCCGACACGGTGGTCGGACCGCACGACACGGTGCTCGTGCCCCGCGGCTCGGTGAAGACCGACTGGGAGGTCGAACTCGCGGTGGTCATCGGACGTACGGCCCGCTACGTCGGGTCGGCGGAGGAGGCCCTCGGACATGTCGCCGGGTACGCGGTGGCGCACGACGTGTCCGAGCGTGAGTTCCAGATCGAGCGCGGCGGGACCTGGGACAAGGGGAAGAACTGCGAGACGTTCAACCCGCTGGGGCCGTGGCTGGTGACCTCGGACGAGGTGCCCGACCCGCAGAACCTACGGCTCAGGCTCTGGGTGAACGGCGAGCTGAAGCAGGACGGCACGACCGCCGAGCAGATCTTCCCGGTGGGCGAAGTCGTGCGCTACGTCAGCCAGTTCATGACCCTGTACCCGGGCGACGTCATCAACACCGGGACACCGGCGGGGGTCGCGCTGGGGCAGCCCGAGCCGAAGCCGTTCCTTCGGGCCGGGGATGTGGTCGAGCTGGAGATCGAGGGGCTGGGGCGGCAGCGGCAGGCGTTCAAGGACGCGTAG
- a CDS encoding heme-degrading domain-containing protein encodes MTHHQGITPRFQPEITPSVEELEAQERRLVFRQFTHDDAWALGSLLVELARERQAPVAIDIHRAGQQLFHAALPGSTPDNDDWIARKRRVVERYGSASYLVGTRFRAKGTTFEEAARLDPGTYAAHGGSFPITVEGVGVIGAVTVSGLPQLQDHRFVVEVLEQFLDR; translated from the coding sequence GTGACGCACCACCAGGGCATCACCCCGAGGTTCCAGCCCGAGATCACGCCGAGTGTCGAGGAGCTGGAGGCACAGGAACGCCGCCTGGTGTTCCGCCAGTTCACCCACGACGACGCCTGGGCGCTGGGCTCCCTGCTGGTCGAACTGGCCCGCGAGCGGCAGGCTCCGGTCGCCATCGACATCCACCGCGCCGGCCAGCAGCTGTTCCACGCGGCGCTGCCGGGCTCGACCCCGGACAACGACGACTGGATCGCCCGTAAGCGCCGGGTGGTCGAACGGTACGGCTCGGCCTCGTACCTGGTGGGCACCCGCTTCCGCGCCAAGGGCACGACGTTCGAGGAGGCCGCCCGCCTCGACCCCGGCACGTACGCGGCCCACGGCGGCTCCTTCCCGATCACCGTGGAGGGCGTGGGCGTCATCGGCGCGGTGACGGTGAGCGGCCTGCCCCAACTCCAGGACCACCGTTTCGTGGTGGAGGTTCTGGAGCAGTTCCTGGACCGGTAG
- a CDS encoding Gfo/Idh/MocA family oxidoreductase — translation MTGTTDTTGAAGTTGPDRTTGTLRVGLVGYGLAGSVFHAPLIAATEGLALDTVVTSNPERQAQARAEFPDVRVAATPDELFGRADELDLIVIASPNRTHVPLATAALKAGVPVVVDKPIAGTAAEARDLAALAEERGLLLSVFQNRRWDNDFLTLRKLLEDGELGDVLRFESRFERWRPEPKGGWRESGDPAEIGGLLYDLGSHLVDQALVLFGPATAVYAESDIRRPGARADDDTFIAITHASGVRSHLYASATTAQLGPRFRALGSRAGYVKYGLDPQEAALREGERPGDAAAWGLEPESLWGRVGAGESPLTGGGRPVPTLPGDYPAYYAAVSAALRGTGENPVTALEAAAALDVLEAARRSAHDKVTVTL, via the coding sequence ATGACAGGTACGACAGACACGACGGGTGCAGCGGGAACGACCGGCCCGGACCGCACGACCGGCACCCTCCGCGTGGGCCTCGTCGGCTACGGCCTCGCGGGCTCCGTCTTCCACGCCCCGCTGATCGCCGCCACCGAGGGCCTCGCCCTGGACACGGTGGTCACCTCGAACCCCGAGCGGCAGGCCCAGGCCCGCGCCGAGTTCCCGGACGTGCGCGTCGCCGCCACCCCGGACGAGCTGTTCGGCCGCGCCGACGAGCTGGACCTGATCGTCATCGCCTCCCCGAACAGGACCCACGTCCCGCTCGCGACCGCCGCGCTGAAGGCCGGCGTGCCCGTGGTCGTGGACAAGCCGATCGCCGGCACGGCGGCCGAGGCGCGCGACCTCGCGGCCCTCGCCGAGGAGCGCGGACTGCTGCTCTCCGTCTTCCAGAACCGCCGCTGGGACAACGACTTCCTGACCCTGCGCAAGCTCCTCGAGGACGGCGAGCTGGGCGACGTACTGCGCTTCGAGTCCCGCTTCGAGCGGTGGCGGCCGGAGCCGAAGGGCGGCTGGCGGGAGTCCGGCGACCCCGCGGAGATCGGAGGTCTGCTGTACGACCTCGGCAGCCACCTCGTCGACCAGGCCCTCGTCCTGTTCGGTCCCGCCACCGCCGTGTACGCCGAGTCGGACATCCGCCGACCGGGCGCGCGGGCGGACGACGACACGTTCATCGCGATCACGCACGCGAGCGGGGTGCGGTCGCATCTGTACGCCTCCGCGACCACCGCCCAACTCGGGCCGCGCTTCCGGGCGCTGGGCTCGCGGGCGGGGTACGTCAAGTACGGCCTCGACCCGCAGGAAGCGGCCCTGCGCGAGGGTGAGCGCCCGGGTGACGCGGCGGCCTGGGGCCTGGAGCCCGAGTCCCTGTGGGGCCGCGTCGGCGCCGGGGAGTCCCCGCTGACCGGCGGCGGCCGGCCCGTGCCGACCCTCCCCGGCGACTACCCCGCGTACTACGCGGCGGTGTCGGCCGCTCTTCGCGGCACCGGCGAGAACCCCGTGACCGCGCTGGAGGCGGCCGCCGCTCTCGACGTACTGGAGGCGGCCCGCCGCTCGGCCCACGACAAGGTGACGGTGACACTGTGA
- a CDS encoding ROK family protein produces MRSHNTALVLDLLRTAGAEGISRLELAERTGLTPQAVSKITARLREDGLAAEAGRRASTGGKPRTVLRLVPEAGHAIGLHLDRDESTVVLCDLTGAVVAERRSPLDFGAGADAVIEQAAREVETLPDGRSPSVLGLGVAIPGPLDHTHGVLHRVTGFPGWDGYPLRDALARRLGTPVVIDKDTNAAALRLAVGGEVRGDAARGGEPCGGEWRGGEARAAEARRGEARDGEVCGGGDPGIAERGGGEGHGGAGGGSFAYLHLGTGLGAGLVIGGALHRGARTGAGEFGHQVIQLDGPLCGCGNRGCIEALCLRAVARGETAEAAEVLGEGAANLVALLDIDLVLLGGRTVAADPQTFVRGVGAVLDARARRAGRRDQAVPVRIAPGGARGVAEGAAQLLLAPLFGRAGA; encoded by the coding sequence ATGCGCAGTCACAACACCGCGCTGGTGCTCGACCTGCTGCGCACGGCGGGCGCCGAGGGCATCAGCCGGCTCGAACTCGCCGAGCGGACGGGGCTCACCCCGCAGGCCGTCAGCAAGATCACCGCCCGGCTGCGGGAGGACGGCCTCGCCGCAGAGGCCGGGCGCCGCGCGTCCACGGGCGGCAAGCCGCGTACGGTGCTGCGGCTGGTGCCGGAGGCCGGACACGCGATCGGGCTGCACCTGGACCGGGACGAGTCGACGGTCGTGTTGTGCGACCTGACCGGCGCGGTGGTGGCCGAACGCCGGTCGCCCCTCGACTTCGGAGCGGGCGCCGACGCGGTGATCGAGCAGGCGGCCCGGGAGGTCGAGACACTGCCGGACGGCCGGTCGCCCTCCGTCCTGGGCCTCGGCGTCGCCATTCCCGGCCCCCTGGACCACACCCACGGCGTCCTGCACCGGGTCACCGGCTTCCCCGGGTGGGACGGCTACCCGCTGCGGGACGCGCTCGCCCGACGACTGGGAACGCCGGTCGTGATCGACAAGGACACCAACGCGGCGGCACTGCGGCTGGCGGTCGGCGGAGAGGTGCGGGGTGATGCGGCGCGGGGCGGGGAGCCTTGCGGTGGCGAGTGGCGCGGGGGTGAGGCCCGCGCGGCCGAGGCTCGTCGTGGTGAGGCTCGCGACGGGGAGGTGTGCGGTGGCGGAGATCCTGGGATCGCGGAACGTGGTGGTGGGGAAGGCCACGGGGGCGCGGGCGGTGGCTCCTTCGCCTATCTGCATCTCGGTACGGGGCTCGGCGCCGGGCTGGTGATCGGCGGGGCCCTGCACCGGGGCGCCAGGACCGGCGCGGGCGAGTTCGGACACCAGGTCATCCAGCTGGACGGGCCACTCTGCGGCTGCGGGAACCGCGGCTGCATCGAGGCCCTGTGCCTGCGTGCCGTGGCCCGGGGCGAGACCGCGGAGGCGGCGGAGGTGCTCGGCGAGGGCGCCGCGAACCTCGTCGCGCTGCTGGACATCGACCTGGTCCTGCTCGGCGGTCGCACCGTCGCCGCCGACCCGCAGACGTTCGTGCGCGGAGTCGGCGCCGTCCTGGACGCCCGCGCCCGCCGCGCGGGCCGCCGCGACCAAGCGGTACCGGTACGGATCGCCCCCGGTGGCGCGCGCGGGGTGGCGGAGGGTGCGGCCCAGCTGCTGCTCGCACCGCTGTTCGGACGCGCCGGCGCGTGA
- a CDS encoding HAD-IIA family hydrolase gives MTARKPIDSWLTDMDGVLIHEGTPIPGADAFLKRLRESGKPFLVLTNNSIYTPRDLAARLSRMGLQVPAENIWTSALATAKFMDDQRPSGTAYVIGEAGLTTALHDVGYVLTDQDPDFVVLGETRQYSFEALTKAIRLIDAGARFIATNPDNTGPSPEGALPATGSVAALITKATGKDPYFVGKPNPLMMRAGLNAIGAHSETSAMIGDRMDTDVLAGLEAGMTTFLVRTGLTTDADIQRYPFRPSHVVDSIADLVDQV, from the coding sequence ATGACAGCGCGCAAGCCCATCGACTCGTGGCTCACCGACATGGACGGGGTGCTGATCCACGAAGGCACACCCATCCCCGGCGCTGACGCCTTCCTGAAGAGGCTGCGCGAGTCCGGCAAGCCGTTCCTCGTACTCACGAACAACTCGATCTACACGCCCCGCGACTTGGCTGCCCGGCTCTCCCGCATGGGCCTGCAAGTGCCGGCGGAGAACATCTGGACCTCCGCCCTCGCAACGGCGAAGTTCATGGACGACCAGCGCCCCAGCGGCACGGCGTACGTGATCGGCGAGGCGGGCCTGACCACGGCCCTGCATGACGTCGGGTACGTCCTGACCGACCAGGACCCCGATTTCGTCGTACTCGGCGAAACGAGGCAGTACAGCTTCGAGGCGCTCACGAAGGCCATCCGCCTGATCGACGCCGGGGCGCGGTTCATCGCCACCAACCCCGACAACACCGGACCCTCGCCCGAGGGCGCGCTTCCGGCTACCGGCTCGGTTGCCGCCTTGATCACGAAGGCCACGGGGAAGGACCCGTACTTCGTAGGGAAGCCGAACCCGCTGATGATGCGGGCCGGGCTGAACGCGATCGGGGCTCACTCGGAGACCTCGGCCATGATCGGCGACCGGATGGACACGGACGTACTCGCGGGCCTTGAGGCTGGCATGACGACGTTCCTCGTCCGCACCGGCCTGACGACCGACGCCGACATTCAGCGGTACCCGTTTCGGCCCTCACACGTCGTGGACTCGATCGCGGATCTCGTCGACCAGGTGTGA
- a CDS encoding helix-turn-helix domain-containing protein: MSSPSSSVQEARKAIADRLRHIRQDAGLTGRDLAIRCGWNPSKASRIENAKTRPSDQDIREWCRACGGDDQADDLISATRTADSMYREWRHLQRTGMVRNQTSDMPLYQRTRHMRVYCSNVVPGLLQTQGYAEALLGTIADVFETPNDAAEAATARVERSKVLYDGSKRFALLVEEDVLYFPFGDAETMAGQLGYLLTVMALPSVSLGVIPRTAARRMWTLEGFLAFDTAQVQVETLSANIIVTRPSEVTLYLRAFERFSKMAVYGAKARALILEAMTALG; this comes from the coding sequence ATGTCGTCACCATCGTCCAGTGTCCAAGAGGCACGCAAGGCCATCGCTGACCGCCTGCGGCACATCCGCCAGGACGCCGGGCTGACCGGCCGAGACCTGGCTATCCGGTGCGGCTGGAACCCCTCGAAGGCGTCGCGGATCGAGAACGCGAAGACTCGCCCGTCCGACCAGGACATCCGCGAGTGGTGCCGGGCTTGCGGGGGCGACGACCAGGCGGACGACCTGATCTCAGCAACCCGCACCGCGGATTCCATGTACCGCGAGTGGCGCCACCTTCAGCGCACGGGCATGGTCCGTAACCAGACTTCGGACATGCCGCTGTACCAGCGGACCCGCCACATGCGGGTGTACTGCTCGAACGTCGTGCCCGGCCTGTTGCAGACGCAGGGCTACGCCGAGGCCCTCCTTGGGACCATCGCGGACGTGTTCGAGACGCCCAACGACGCAGCCGAGGCGGCGACTGCCCGCGTCGAGCGATCGAAGGTGCTGTACGACGGCTCGAAGCGGTTCGCCCTGCTCGTCGAGGAAGACGTGCTGTACTTCCCCTTCGGGGACGCCGAGACGATGGCTGGTCAACTCGGCTACCTGCTTACCGTGATGGCCCTGCCGAGCGTGTCCCTCGGCGTCATCCCCCGCACGGCCGCCCGGCGCATGTGGACGCTGGAGGGCTTCCTCGCGTTCGACACCGCTCAGGTGCAGGTCGAGACTCTCTCCGCGAACATCATCGTCACCCGGCCGAGCGAGGTCACGCTCTACCTGCGGGCCTTCGAACGCTTCTCGAAGATGGCCGTCTACGGGGCGAAGGCCCGTGCGCTGATCCTGGAAGCCATGACCGCGCTCGGGTGA
- a CDS encoding DUF6879 family protein, whose translation MTPKAQVPSFDDLLSSATRSALHLEMRDVYAVAEEEDEMRLWRSGAWTLDDGRKALAEWMDLVESITKRGVSVRRARIVSVPVTDYVRYEHALTPLNLSAGEEVRWLPRREALGIPLPAADFWLIDERLVRFNHFSGEGQAVEPEMSEDPAVAALCASAFAAVWDRAAPHGEFQV comes from the coding sequence ATGACGCCGAAGGCTCAGGTTCCTAGCTTCGACGACCTCCTCTCTTCCGCGACGCGTTCCGCTCTCCACCTGGAGATGCGGGACGTGTACGCGGTGGCCGAGGAAGAGGACGAGATGCGCCTCTGGCGCTCGGGCGCATGGACGCTCGACGACGGGCGGAAAGCCCTCGCCGAGTGGATGGATCTCGTCGAGAGCATCACGAAGCGCGGGGTCTCCGTGCGCCGGGCCCGCATCGTCTCCGTGCCGGTGACGGACTACGTCAGGTACGAGCACGCACTGACGCCCCTGAACCTCTCGGCGGGCGAAGAGGTGCGATGGCTGCCCCGCCGCGAGGCCCTCGGCATCCCGTTGCCGGCGGCTGACTTCTGGCTGATCGACGAGCGGCTCGTCCGCTTCAACCACTTCTCCGGCGAGGGTCAGGCGGTCGAGCCGGAGATGAGCGAGGACCCGGCGGTCGCCGCCCTGTGCGCGTCGGCCTTCGCCGCCGTCTGGGACAGGGCCGCACCGCACGGAGAGTTCCAGGTCTGA